The following is a genomic window from Pseudomonadales bacterium.
CTGACGCGGTTATTGTCGGCAGCGGCATCAAAACGCGAGAGGTCGTAAACGACTCAGCCGTCATGTCGGCTCTGCGCCTGGATCCCGCGCGCCAGCTTATCGGAGCGCAATGCTCCGGTACGCTCATCCTTGCCAAGCTTGGCATACTCGCCAACGTTCCTGCATGCACCGATCTCACAACCAAACCCTGGGTACAAGAAGCCGGGGTTGAAGTACTGAACCAACCCTTCTACGCATCGGGCAACATCGCCACCGCCGGAGGTTGTTTCGCGTCGCAATATCTGGCCGCATGGATTATTGCCCGCGCCGAGGGCAACGAAGCCGCCAAGGAAGCATTGCATTACGTGGCCCCGGTTGGCGAGAAGGACGAGTACGTTTCAAGAGCAATGAAAAACATAGAGCCGTATATCGGTACGGTAACGCCTAACCATGCGCTGCACCGGACTCCGCTTCGCTCCGCCGGTGAGCTTGGTCGTTAGGCCACTGCGGATCTAACGTCGCAGCTGCCCTTTATGCGAGAAAATCCGATCCATCTGCTTCTAGATTAAGCGGTTACTCGGCCGACTATTCGTCGTACCCAGGGAGCCACGATTGCGACAGTTGGAAAGGCTACCGGCCATGTCGTTAGACAGCTTCTGAGCCACTGTGCAGGGAATCCGGACTGCACCCCCTGTGAGATCGCGAGGACGAAGGCCGACACGATGCAGACCATGATGGCCGAGAGTAAGGCACTGAAAAGGATTGGTGCAAAACGAGCGGGAATACGCATTGAATTCTCCTGAGTTTGGTTGACCTAAATAAGAAAATTGTTGTTGGTTGGACCGCGTTTCAAGTAATGAGGCTCTGCA
Proteins encoded in this region:
- a CDS encoding DJ-1/PfpI family protein: MHIAILTFQGFNELDSLVALGVLNRIKKPDWRVTLCCPESAVTSMNGVTVHGQSTLAEAVSADAVIVGSGIKTREVVNDSAVMSALRLDPARQLIGAQCSGTLILAKLGILANVPACTDLTTKPWVQEAGVEVLNQPFYASGNIATAGGCFASQYLAAWIIARAEGNEAAKEALHYVAPVGEKDEYVSRAMKNIEPYIGTVTPNHALHRTPLRSAGELGR
- a CDS encoding DUF2798 domain-containing protein → MPARFAPILFSALLSAIMVCIVSAFVLAISQGVQSGFPAQWLRSCLTTWPVAFPTVAIVAPWVRRIVGRVTA